The proteins below come from a single Salvelinus fontinalis isolate EN_2023a chromosome 1, ASM2944872v1, whole genome shotgun sequence genomic window:
- the LOC129859724 gene encoding phosphatidylinositol 4-kinase type 2-alpha-like isoform X1, whose protein sequence is MDETSPLVSPLQDSIDYNYCQSEATSPRTPGSVVRVSAGSPGRSRERQPLLDRDRGNSPRDPHRNEFPDDPEFREIVRKAEQAIEEEIFPERICQGSSGSYFVKDSQGKVIGVFKPKTEEPYGQLNPKWTKCLQKLCCPCCFGRDCLVLNQGYLSEAGASLVDQKLELNIVPRTKVVYLASDTFNYNAIDRVKSRGKRLALEKVPKVGQRFHRIGLPPKVGSFQLFVEGYKDADYWLRRFEVEPLPENTNRQLQLQFERLVVLDYIIRNTDRGNDNWLLKYDCSMDTEGKRDTDWVVVKEPIIRLAAIDNGLAFPIKHPDSWRAYPFYWVWLSQAKVPFSQEIRDLVLPKLADPNFIKDLEEDLYELFKKDPGFDRGQFHKQIAVMRGQILNLSQALKESKTPLHLVQMPPVIVETARAPQRANSESYTQSFQSRKPFFTWW, encoded by the exons ATGGACGAAACGAGCCCCCTCGTCTCCCCTCTCCAGGACTCCATAGATTACAACTACTGCCAGAGCGAAGCCACCAGTCCGAGAACGCCGGGTTCTGTTGTGCGAGTGTCGGCTGGGAGCCCGGGACGCAGCCGTGAGAGACAGCCGCTTCTGGACCGGGACAGAGGGAATTCTCCGCGGGATCCACACAGGAATGAGTTTCCGGACGACCCGGAGTTTAGGGAGATCGTGAGGAAAGCAGAACAAGCCATAGAAGAAGAAATATTTCCAGAGAGGATCTGCCAAGGATCCAGTGGTAGCTACTTCGTCAAAGACTCTCAAGGG aagGTCATTGGTGTGTTCAAGCCTAAGACTGAGGAGCCGTACGGTCAGCTGAACCCAAAGTGGACCAAGTGTCTCCAGAAGTTGTGTTGTCCCTGTTGCTTCGGACGGGACTGTCTGGTCCTGAACCAGGGCTATCTGTCTGAGGCCGGGGCCAGTCTGGTCGACCAAAAACTAGAGCTCAATATCGTGCCCCGGACCAAG gTGGTGTACCTGGCCAGTGACACGTTTAACTACAATGCCATAGACAGAGTCAAGTCTCGGGGAAAGAGGCTAGCTCTAGAGAAAGTTCCCAAAGTGGGACAACGCTTCCACAGAATAGGCCTCCCTCCTAAG GTGGGATCATTCCAGTTGTTTGTGGAGGGCTACAAAGACGCAGACTATTGGCTGAGACGGTTTGAGGTGGAGCCTCTTCCAGAGAACACCAATCGGCAGCTGCAGCTTCAGTTCGAGAGACTGGTGGTCCTTGATTACATAATCAggaacacag ATCGGGGGAACGACAACTGGCTGTTAAAATATGACTGTTCAATGGACACGGAAGGGAAACGG GACACAGACTGGGTGGTGGTAAAGGAGCCTATCATCAGACTGGCAGCCATAGACAACGGCTTGGCCTTCCCAATCAAACACCCTGACTCCTGGAGAGCCT ATCCATTCTACTGGGTGTGGCTGTCCCAGGCTAAGGTTCCTTTCTCTCAGGAGATTAGGGACTTGGTTCTGCCCAAACTGGCTGACCCCAACTTCATCAAAGACCTGGAGGAAGACCTCTACGAACTCTTTAAG AAGGATCCAGGTTTTGACAGAGGGCAGTTTCACAAACAGATAGCTGTGATGAGGGGACAG ATCCTGAACCTGAGCCAGGCCTTGAAGGAGAGTAAGACCCCGCTACACCTGGTTCAGATGCCCCCAGTCATAGTGGAGACAGCCAGAGCACCACAGAGAGCCAACAGTGAGTCCTACACACAGAGCTTCCAGAGCAGGAAACCCTTCTTTACCtggtggtag
- the LOC129859724 gene encoding phosphatidylinositol 4-kinase type 2-alpha-like isoform X2, giving the protein MDETSPLVSPLQDSIDYNYCQSEATSPRTPGSVVRVSAGSPGRSRERQPLLDRDRGNSPRDPHRNEFPDDPEFREIVRKAEQAIEEEIFPERICQGSSGSYFVKDSQGVIGVFKPKTEEPYGQLNPKWTKCLQKLCCPCCFGRDCLVLNQGYLSEAGASLVDQKLELNIVPRTKVVYLASDTFNYNAIDRVKSRGKRLALEKVPKVGQRFHRIGLPPKVGSFQLFVEGYKDADYWLRRFEVEPLPENTNRQLQLQFERLVVLDYIIRNTDRGNDNWLLKYDCSMDTEGKRDTDWVVVKEPIIRLAAIDNGLAFPIKHPDSWRAYPFYWVWLSQAKVPFSQEIRDLVLPKLADPNFIKDLEEDLYELFKKDPGFDRGQFHKQIAVMRGQILNLSQALKESKTPLHLVQMPPVIVETARAPQRANSESYTQSFQSRKPFFTWW; this is encoded by the exons ATGGACGAAACGAGCCCCCTCGTCTCCCCTCTCCAGGACTCCATAGATTACAACTACTGCCAGAGCGAAGCCACCAGTCCGAGAACGCCGGGTTCTGTTGTGCGAGTGTCGGCTGGGAGCCCGGGACGCAGCCGTGAGAGACAGCCGCTTCTGGACCGGGACAGAGGGAATTCTCCGCGGGATCCACACAGGAATGAGTTTCCGGACGACCCGGAGTTTAGGGAGATCGTGAGGAAAGCAGAACAAGCCATAGAAGAAGAAATATTTCCAGAGAGGATCTGCCAAGGATCCAGTGGTAGCTACTTCGTCAAAGACTCTCAAGGG GTCATTGGTGTGTTCAAGCCTAAGACTGAGGAGCCGTACGGTCAGCTGAACCCAAAGTGGACCAAGTGTCTCCAGAAGTTGTGTTGTCCCTGTTGCTTCGGACGGGACTGTCTGGTCCTGAACCAGGGCTATCTGTCTGAGGCCGGGGCCAGTCTGGTCGACCAAAAACTAGAGCTCAATATCGTGCCCCGGACCAAG gTGGTGTACCTGGCCAGTGACACGTTTAACTACAATGCCATAGACAGAGTCAAGTCTCGGGGAAAGAGGCTAGCTCTAGAGAAAGTTCCCAAAGTGGGACAACGCTTCCACAGAATAGGCCTCCCTCCTAAG GTGGGATCATTCCAGTTGTTTGTGGAGGGCTACAAAGACGCAGACTATTGGCTGAGACGGTTTGAGGTGGAGCCTCTTCCAGAGAACACCAATCGGCAGCTGCAGCTTCAGTTCGAGAGACTGGTGGTCCTTGATTACATAATCAggaacacag ATCGGGGGAACGACAACTGGCTGTTAAAATATGACTGTTCAATGGACACGGAAGGGAAACGG GACACAGACTGGGTGGTGGTAAAGGAGCCTATCATCAGACTGGCAGCCATAGACAACGGCTTGGCCTTCCCAATCAAACACCCTGACTCCTGGAGAGCCT ATCCATTCTACTGGGTGTGGCTGTCCCAGGCTAAGGTTCCTTTCTCTCAGGAGATTAGGGACTTGGTTCTGCCCAAACTGGCTGACCCCAACTTCATCAAAGACCTGGAGGAAGACCTCTACGAACTCTTTAAG AAGGATCCAGGTTTTGACAGAGGGCAGTTTCACAAACAGATAGCTGTGATGAGGGGACAG ATCCTGAACCTGAGCCAGGCCTTGAAGGAGAGTAAGACCCCGCTACACCTGGTTCAGATGCCCCCAGTCATAGTGGAGACAGCCAGAGCACCACAGAGAGCCAACAGTGAGTCCTACACACAGAGCTTCCAGAGCAGGAAACCCTTCTTTACCtggtggtag
- the LOC129859754 gene encoding phosphoglycerate mutase 1-like codes for MAAYKLVLIRHGESNWNQENRFCGWFDADLSETGEREAKRGGQALKDAGYEFDVCYTSVLKRAIRTLWLCLDSIDQMWLPVNRTWRLNERHYGGLTGLNKSETAAKHGEAQVKIWRRSFDIPPPTMDPDHDFYTIISKDRRYGDLSEEQLPSCESLKDTIARALPYWNDEIVPQIKLGKRVLIAAHGNSLRGIVKHLEGMSEEAIMELNLPTGIPILYELDKNLKPVKPMQFLGDEETVRKAMEAVAAQGKAKK; via the exons ATGGCCGCCTACAAGCTGGTGTTGATCCGCCACGGAGAGAGCAACTGGAACCAGGAGAACCGATTTTGTGGCTGGTTCGACGCCGACCTGAGCGAGACTGGAGAACGGGAGgctaagagaggaggacaggcccTGAAAG ATGCTGGCTATGAGTTTGACGTATGCTACACCTCAGTTCTGAAGAGGGCCATCCGCACTCTTTGGCTGTGTCTGGACAGCATTGACCAGATGTGGCTTCCCGTCAACCGGACCTGGCGCCTCAACGAACGCCACTATGGTGGCCTGACGGGGTTAAACAAGTCAGAGACTGCTGCCAAGCATGGCGAAGCTCAGGTGAAGATCTGGAGGCGGAGCTTCGATATCCCTCCTCCCACCATGGACCCAGACCATGACTTCTACACTATCATCAGCAAG GACCGTCGTTATGGCGACCTGTCGGAAGAGCAGCTTCCATCCTGTGAGAGCCTGAAGGACACCATCGCCCGGGCACTGCCCTACTGGAACGACGAGATTGTGCCCCAGATCAAACTGGGCAAGAGGGTTCTCATCGCTGCCCATGGCAATAGCCTCAGGGGCATTGTCAAGCATCTCGAGG GTATGTCTGAGGAAGCCATCATGGAGCTGAACCTGCCCACAGGCATCCCCATCCTGTATGAGCTGGACAAGAACCTAAAGCCTGTCAAGCCCATGCAGTTCCTGGGGGATGAGGAAACCGTCAGGAAGGCTATGGAGGCCGTGGCAGCCCAGGGCAAAGCCAAAAAATAG